The nucleotide sequence GGCCCTGCGGCGTCGCCACGCGCCAGTCGAGCGCGATGTCGTGCGGCCGCAATTGCGCCGTTGCGCGCTCGCGCCAGGAGCCGAGCGCAAGCATCAGGTCGCCGCCGATGTCGTCCATGGAATCGATGACGAGGCGTAGGTCCTTCAGCGCAGCGCGCGCCGCATCCGTGATGGTCGCGCCCTCATGGCCGCGCTCGGAGAGCGCGACGATGCTGACGAGCTGGCCGCCGAGGCCGTCATGCAGGTCGCGCATCAGCCGCGTGCGCTCGTTGGCGAGCGCGGCGGCCCGCGCGCGCTCCTCCTCGCGGGCAAAGCTCGCCTTCAGCCGCTCCTCCGCCTCGCGCACGCGCGTCACGAGCTGATTGGCAAAGCCGTCGACCTGGTTCAGCGCGCGGGCGAAACGCCAGGTCAGCCCGGCACCGATCGCGACCAGCATCGCCGAATAGGACAGGCGCGACACGAAGATGCGTTCGTTGGACATGATCTCGAAGACCGCGAGCATGTCGTGGACCCAGCAGATCAGCACGATGGTCACCGCGCAGCCGAGCGTGAAGCTCGCCGCATCCGGGCGCCGCGCCACCTGTGCCGCCGTGATGCCGGCCATCAGCAACAGGCAGATGCCGACCATGGGGATGCCGAGGACCAGGAACAGTATGCGTGGCAGCGGGGGGCCGCCCAGCAGTCCCACCACGAACACCACGACGCCCGGCAGGAACAGCAGCATGCCGTAGCGCGGCCAGCGCCAACCGAAGAACAGCAGGGCGAACACGACGATCAGGGCGCTCTCGATCGGGGCCGACGCCAGCAGCACTGCGGCGAGCCGCGACGTGGTGGCCGGCGGCACCGGCGGCGGCATGAACGCCTGCGCCACGCCGAGCACCATCGCCACCGCGAGCACGCCATAGACCGGCTCGTGGCGCCGCATCAGCCACATGATCGCGAGGATGACGGCGAGGATCGATTGCCAGGCGGAGAACGCCACCGGCAATGTGACGAACAGCAACGTGCGCGTCTCGTAGGACGGACGCAACGCGGTGTCGGGTCCGACATAGACGGTGTCGAGAAAGCCCTTCAGCGGACCCCAGACGAACAGCCGCACCGTGATCTCGTTGCTGCCGTCGCGCAGCAGCGAGGCGGGGATGAGCGCGATCTGCGGCGTGTTGCGGTCCGGCCGGTTGGCATTGGCATCGCGACGGGAGTCGAGCACGACGACGCCGTTGATGGCGACCTCCACCGCGTTGCTGAAGCGCGGCAGGTACACGGACCATCCGGCACCGCCGTTTCTGAAGGTGAAGGCGCCGGTGTAGAGCGGAGGATCGGCGAGCGAATAGCGTGACGATGTGAAATGTGGCAGCATCACCGGACGGCTCGCGCCGTCCTCCCGCAGCGAAAATCCGCCCAGCGCGAAGTCTTCGGGGTCGGTCGGCTGGAGCAGCCGCAGCCCGAGGATGGTCGCGATCACGATCAAGACCTGGAGCAGCAGATACGGCGCGAGGCGCGAGGCAATCAGCCGGCGCTGCATGCGCATGGGTGGCTTCGCCGCAACCTCGCTCACAGCTTGATCAGGCCCTGCTGCACCGCCTCGAACACCGCTTCGCTACGGGTGTGCACCTCGAGCTTGCGATAGATGTTCTTGATGTGGCCGGGCACGGTCTGCCTGGACAGGCCGAGATGGCTCGCGATCTCGGCGTAGCTGAAGCCCTTGGCAATGCCCCAGAGGATGTCGATCTCGCGTGGGGTCAGTCTTGCGGTGTTGAGCACGGGGCCCGGCGGCGGCTCGGCCGAGTTCTGCGCGGCGCCTTGCGTCCTGCGCACGATGAAGCGGGCGATCGAGGCCGAGATCGGCGAATGTCCCGCGACCAGATCGCGCACGGTGGTGGCGATGTCGGTCGGGAAAGCATCTTTCAGGAGATAGCCGGTGGCGCCGACCGTGATCGCCGAGATCACGCTTTCCTCGTCCCCCAGCGCCGAGATCACCATGATCTCGGTATCGGGAAAGCGCAGCCTCGTCTCGCGGATCAGCTCGACGCCGTGGCCGTCGGGCAGCCGCAGGTCGGTCAGCAGCACGCGCGGCGCGCCGCCGTTCAGGGCCTGACGCGCCTCACCGAGCGTGCCCGCGCTGCGCACCTCGTAGCCGGCCTTGGCCAGGGCATCCTGGAGCCGCCAGCAGGTCGGCGCATCGTCCTCGACGAGGAGGATGGTGATGACCTCACCCGTCTCGCCCTGTTCGCTCATGTCCAATCGTCCCGCGACCCGCGTGTCCCCCGCGGCGCGAGGCCAAGCTTAGCCGCGGCGCGGACGCCGCGACACCCATAATCATGGGGGCATCGACCGTCCGGCAGACGCTATGACCTGCGGTGCGGGGCTAGCCTCTGGATCGTCCTGGACATGCTCTACAGAACGTCCACCCTTGGCGGCGGATAGCGCCGCGCCAGCGCGGACAGTGGCAGATGCCGCTCCTCCTCCGGCAACGCCAGATAGGCCAGCACCAGCGGCCGCTTCCAGTCACCGACGCCGAAATCCATCGCCATCCATTTCTGCGGCTCGGGACCTTCGAGGCCCCGGACCCAGACGAAATAGCGGGGGAGATCGTCGGCGTCAGTGTCCGTCGTGCGTCTCCTGACCATCAAAGCTGCTCGCTGCATCAACATCCGTTGCGGTAGGATATAGGTATCGGCTCGCTGAAGTCGAACTCCCAGTTGTCGGTCCTGGGAGGCTGGACCGGTTGGTCAATGCGCAGGCCTGAAGATATGAATGGAGCCACGATCGTTGGCTGGGGTGACGCCTCGCAAGTTGCGAAAAGGCTGATCGGCTCGTGGTCCTTCGACCGGGTCATCGAAGGCCAGGCTACGATGCAGGGTACTGCGACCTTCACGCCGCTGGACAGGGTGCGGTTGGCCTATCGCGAACAGGGATATTTGAAGCTTGCGAACGGCAACATTGTGCAGGCCGAGCGCGAATACGTCTTCAGCAGCAGCGGCTTCAGCAGCAGCGGCGGAGGATTCAACGTCTTCTTCAAGGAAGATCCACCGCGGCTGTTTCACGAGATCTCACTGTCTGCATCTCCCGGAGGAGAGCTGAGCGGACATGCGCGCCATCTTTGCAAGCGCGACGAATATCTGTCGACCTACCTGTTTCTGCCGGATGGAACGTTCGCCATCCGTCACGTGGTGCGGGGTCCACGCAAGGACTACACGATGAACACGACCTACACGCCCCTCGCGTGATCAAGCCGCGCGATGGCGATAGCCGTGCCGTCTTTCACTGCCAGAGCCGGCTCTCCGCTACGCGGTTGATATCTTGGAGCCGCCGGCCGGCGTCGGCGTTCAGATCGATACTGGCCACCAGCGCCAGCAGACGGTGATAGGCGCCGTCGGCGATTTCGACCGGCAGCGGGGCCTCGTCAAAGGCCTCGACATAGTTGCCGACGAGACCGCTCAGCAGGCGGCAAAGACCGCGCTGCGCGGGGTCGTCCCGGCCGAGCGTCTCGAGTTTTTGCTGGAATATCCGGAAGGTCCGCAGACCGTGGTGCTGCTGCGAAAGCCACGTATGCAGGTCGTTCATATGAGCTCCTTCGAGTTACGGAAGAAGCTACCGGCTTATACAGTGGGGACGGGCGGATGGCTAGGGAGGGGAGCGGAGCTTCGTTGAACCAGTCCGTCTTCGCCAAGAGGCTTCGCCGGACACGCTTCACCATTCGGTTCAGCGGGGCTGCGCCACGCGAAGCCCGAGGGCGAAGCGTGGTGCCCCTGGCCGGAATCGAACCAGCACTCCTTGCGGAACTCGATTTTGAGTCGAGCGCGTCTACCAGTTCCGCCACAGGGGCCCTCGGTCGGCCCCTCCAGGGAGGGCGTCGCGAAGTCGGCGGACTATAGCCATGGAAAGGACGGGGTCAACCCGCGCCAAAGTGATCCCGGCCGTTCTCGACAGCCGCATGGGCCGGGGTTACAGCCTTGAGAAAGTGACCCACCGGAAGAGGCTGCCGTGACCACCCAGAGTGCCGCAATACCTGCATTCAGGCCTGCTGCGAGTGGTCCCGCGCTGACCGCCTCGGCGCTCGTCACGCTGATCGCCGCAGCGACCATCGCCGGTGCCTGGTTCTTCCAGCTCGTGCTGGAAATCCTGCCCTGTCCGCTGTGCCTGGAGCAGCGCTACGCCTATTATCTCGCGATCCCGGTCGGTGCGCTCACGGCGCTCGCGGCGCGGAGCGGTGCGCCGCGGCCGCTGCTGCTCGCCGGTCTTGCGATCCTCGCGCTGGCGACGCTCGCCAATGCGGGCCTCGGCACCTACCATGCCGGCGTCGAATGGGGCTTTTGGAAGGGGCCGACCGATTGCTCCGGCCCCGTCGTCAATCTCGGCAGCGCCACCGATCTCTTGTCGCGGCTCGACACCGTGAAGGTGGTCCGCTGCGACGAGGTGCAGTGGCGCTTCCTCGGCTTGTCGCTCGCCGGCTACAACGTGCTGATTTCGCTGCTGATGGCGGTGATCGCGGCGTGGGGATTTGCGCGGACGGTGAAGCGCTAGTCAATCATCCACATCGTCCTGCGTACGGCCGAACAGGTGCACGATGCCGGGCGTCGCGATCGTCACGAACACGAAGCGCGAGAGGTGGTGGGCGCCGACGAAGATCGGGTCGATGTGCAGCGTCAGCGCCAGCGCCAGCATGGCGTCCATCGCGCCCGGTGCGAAGGCGACGACGACGTCGGAGAATTTCACCTGCGTGGTGAGCGCGACAATGCCGACGAAGACCGCGGAGACGGCGATGGCGACAGTGAACGAGCCCAGCGCCGCGCTGATGTGGCCGGCGAGCGTCTTGATCCGCATCCGCGCGAAGCGGCTGCCGATCAGCGCGCCGATGCCGATCAGCGCCACGCCGCGCCCCCAGTTCGGCAGGCCGCCTTCGATCCAGTCCGCGCCATGCAGCACGCTCGAGGCGATCATCGCCCCGAACATCCAGCTCGCCGGAAATTTGATGAGCCGCAGAACGAGTGCCGCAAACAGCGAAGCCGCGACCAGCGCCACGAGCTCGAGCGGCGAGGCGATCGCCGTCGCCAGCGATGGCGCCGTGGAAGGTGCGACGCCCGCGATGGCCAGTACCATCGGCAGCGCTGCGGTGAGGATGATGACGCGCATGGTCTGCACCACCGCGATGCCCGGCAGGTCGGCGCCGCGTTCGACCGCCAGGATCGTGATCTGCGACAGCGCGCCGGGGCTGCCGGCCAGGAAGGCCGAGGTGCGGTCCCAGCCATGGATGCGCTGGAGGTAATAGCTCGAGCCGAAGGTCGAGCAGAAGGTCGCGAGTGCAAGCAGGCCGATGGTGAGCGGATAGGCGCTGACCTGTTGCAGCAGATGGCGCGAGACGACCGAGCCCAGTGAAATGCCGAGCAGCACCAGCACGGTCTGGGTCAGGATCGGCGGCAGCGTCAGCTTGCGTCCGGCGATCGCGGCGATCCCGACCGCGATCATCGAGCCCGAGATCAGCCCGCCGGGAAGGCCCGCAAGCAGAAATGCCAGGCCGCCGGCGGTGCCGATGACGAGCGTCTCCACCGTGCTCAAGATCTCGGCACGGCTCGGCCATTCGAACGGCAGGGAGGCGGTGATTTGCTTCACGCCACCTTATCGCAAATCAGCGAGAGGCGCACAATTGCAGGCTCGTCATGCCGCAATGCGCGCGCCTCTCACGGATGCTCATGGGCCGTAATGGGACGGATTTACTTCTTGTCGGCGGCGGGGGCGGCGGGGGCGGCAGTGCCGGCCTTCGCTTCCTTCTTGCACTCGCGGCGGAATTTCTTGCGCTCCTTGCCCTTCAGTCCCTTGGCGTCCGCCTGCTTGGAGCACTCGAGCGACTCGGCCGATCGCTCCTTCGTTACCTTCTTGTCGGCGGTGGCGGCCGTGTCGGTCTTGGCAGCCGGCGCGGCCGTCTGCGCGAAGGCGGTGCCGGTGGCGAGCAGCGAGGCGAGGGCGACGACGGCGAGGCGGGACGTGAAGGTCATGGTGTTGCACTCTTCTTTGCGAGAATTGCGAAGGGATTGGAACGTCTGCTTGGGTTGCTGAACGCGACATGAATAATCCGAACGGCAGCCATAACTAAATTTTGGCGGCGGGAGCCGTCGCTTCCTTGTCGCAAATCGCCGACACGCTAGGATAGCAATCCTCGTTTCGCTTCCCCGGGGAAAGACCAAGGACAAGGAGGAGACCAAGGATGACCATCCAATCAAAGCTGCTGTGTGCCGTTGCGTTGACGGGCTTTGCCGCGCTGGTGGCGAGCGCGCCGGCCCAGGCGCTGACCTCGCAGGAGTGCAGCGCGAAATACCAGGCCGCCAAGAAGGACGGCTCGCTCGGCACCATGAAGTGGAATGACTTCCGCAAGGCCCAGTGCGGTGCGGATGCGACGCCTGCCGCGGCGCCGACAGCGGCGGCTCCGGCTGCGCCGGCCGCTCCCGCCGAGCCGAAGCAGGCCAAGAAGGAGGCGGCCCCCGCTGCCGCGCCGACTCTGCCGGCGGGACCTGCGATCTACCCGAACGCCGTCGATCCGAAATATGCCAAGGAGACTGCCGGCAAGGCGCGCCTTCACACCTGCGTCGACCAGTACAACGCCAACAAGACCACCAACGGCAATGGCGGCATGAAGTGGATCGAGAAGGGCGGCGGCTACTACAGCGAATGCAACAAGAAGCTGAAGGGCGCTGCCTGAGCTTCGCATTGACGCGATGGCCGGAGCAACGCTCCGGCCATTTTGCTTGGTCCTGTCGCTTAATCCAACAGCTTCTCGGCCGATTTCGCCACGAGCTGCGATCGCTTGCGCGGGCCGCGCTCGACGAACAGCAAGCTCTGGCCGAAGATGAAGCAGTAGAACAGAAAGGCCTGCGCCTCGGCCGCCTCGGCCTCGAGGCCGGTCGCGCGATAGAGTTCAGTGACGTGCTTGAGCCGTGCCGCGTCCACGTTCGCCACCGCCGTCGCGGCGTTCTCGTCCGACCGGGCCCATTGCCGGATCGCGAGCTCGATCGCCATGCCTTCCGGGTTGAGCCGCTCCGAATAGAGCTGGATCACCGCCTTCAGTCGCTCGCGGGGCGCCTGTCCGTCGAGGCTCGTCTGCTGCGCGATCGACGCCGCGCGTCCCTCGCGCCAGCGTTCCAGCATGGCCTGGAGCAGCGCGGCGCGGTCGGCGAAGCGGCGGTAGAAGCCGCCCTTGGTGACGCCGAGATTCTTGGCCAGCACCTCGACCCGTACGCCCTCGACCCCTGAGCGCGCCAGCTCGGTAAATCCTGCCTCGACCCAGACGTCGCCCTTGCCGTCGCTCATGAAGAAAGCCTCACCGGTTCTTGATACGGTGCCGTATTGCTAGCGCGGCGCGACCCTGATACGCTACCGTATCAAAAAGTAAAAAAGGGCAGGAAATGGCGATGGAGCAGGAGGCGACCTATCGCGGCACGGTCTATCCGTGGCAGTGCGATCACGTCGGCCACATGAACATCATGTGGTATGTCGGCAAATTCGACGAGGCCAACTGGAATCTGTTCGCCCGCCTCGGGCTGACGCCGAGCTATCTGCGCAGCTCCGGCCGCGGCATGGCCGCCGTGCAGCAGAACATCACCTACAAGCGCGAGCTGCTCGCCGGCGACATCGTCGAGATCCGCAGCCATCTGCTCGAAATCCGCGACAAGTCGATCCGCTTCCGGCACGACATGACCAATGCCGAGACCCGCGAGATCGCCGCGTTCTGCGAGATCACCGGTGTGCACATGGATCGCGGCTTGCGCAAATCGGTGCCGTTCACCGATGCGATCCGCGCGGTCGCCTCGAGGTATCTCACTCAGCCGGCCGAGGCCTGAGCCATGGCCGCGTTCGAGCCGAAAAATCCGGGTTATCGCGCTGCTGCCGTTGCCATGTTCGACGGCCAGCCGGCGATGCGCACGCTCGGCATCGTGATCGTCCGCCTGGCGCCGGGCGAGGTCGAATTGGCAATGCTGCATTCGGCTGCCTTCACGCAGCAGAACGGTTTTGTCCATGCCGGCATCATCACGGCGGGCCTCGACAATGCCTGCGGTGTTGCCGCCTTCACCCTGATGCCGCCCGAGGCCGATATCCTCACCGTCGAGTTCAAGACCACGCTGCTGGCGCCCGCCCGCGGAGCGCGCTTCGTCTTCAAGGCAGAAGTGGTCAAGCCCGGTCGCACGCTCACATTCTGCGAAGCCAGGGCCTTTGCCGAACACGAGGGCAAGACCACGCTGATCGCCACCATGACCGGGACGCTGATGGCGATGCTGCCTCGCGTTGCGGCTTCGCATGCGCCGGCCGCGGCCCGTTGATAGCCCGGCGATGACATCGCGCCCGCAACGCTCTATATGACGCGTAACACTTCCCGGTCCCGATCCGTATCTGCGGCGATGGGACCGAAACGGGACGAGATATGGCTGAATTCAGGAATAAGGCCCTTTTGGCGACGCGGCGCGCCGCGCTGACGCTGATCGGGGCGGGCGCCCTCGCAGCGGGTGGGATCACCCTGGCACGCGCTGCCGACGATGACGAGGTCTTGACCGAAGCCAAGGTGCTGCGCGACCCCGATGTTCCCGTCGCCGGCAATCCCGACGGCAACATCAGCATCATCGAATGGTCCGACTACAATTGTCCTTATTGCCGCAAGCTCGAGCCGGAGCTGCGCCAGGTCGTCCAGGACGATGGCAAGGTCAGGCTGGTGATGAAGGACTGGCCGATCCTCGGACCGGTCTCGGTCACAGCGGCGCGGGTCGCGCTCGCGGCGAAATTCCAGGACAAGTACCATCAGGCCCATGACGCCATGATGGGCGTCAGCTCGCGCCTGACCGAGCCGCGCATCAATGAGCTGCTCGCGGCTGCCGGCGTCGACATGGACCGCCTGAAGCGTGATCTCACCGACCGCGCCAAGGATATCGACGCTGTGCTCAAGCGCAACAACGAGCAGGCCGAAGCCTTCGGGTTCAACGGTACCCCGTCATTCATCGTCGGCAAGTACCGCGTGCCGGGCGTGCTCAGCATGACCGAGTTCGAGCAGGTCATCGCCGATGCCCGCAAGGCCAAGATGAACTGACACGAGCGATCATCCATCATTGCGCACAACACAAAGGCGCCGCCGCGAAGTTCGCGACGGCGCCTTGTTCATGATGCGGCATCGTTACTTCGACGAGATCCGGACCCAGTCCTTGTGCGCGCGGTCGCGCAACGCGTCCCAATCGGCCTTGGCGACATCCCAGTTGACGATGGTGCGATTGGTCGTCGCGACCTCGCCATTGGCGACTGACGACGTCTGCATGGAGTCATAGACGTAAACGCCGCACGCAAGCAGCAGCGCACCCAAAATCATTCCGAAAAAAGTCTGCATGGCGAACCTCCGGTGACGGGCGATAACGTCGGCCCGGAGTGATGGTTCCGCGCCAGTACGGCGCAGGTAAGGACGAGCCGTTCATTCGCCATTCAGCCACTGCACCAGCTCCGCGTTGATCTCGCGCGGATATGTATGGCTGAGGTCGTCGATCTCGCGATAGGCGACGTCGGCGCCGGCGGCGGAGAGCGCCGCCTGGGTCTGTCGTGCGGTCTGTACCGGAAACATCCAGTCGAGCTTGCCGTGGGTAATGAAGATCGGCAGGCCCTGCAGGCGCGCCGCGTCCGCCATCTCCGCCATCAGCGGATGGAAGGTCGCTGAGACCGGCGCAAGATGCGTGAAGGGCGAGGCGCCGTCGAGGCCGGTGACATAGCAGAAGGTGCCGCCGTCACTCATGCCGGTCAGAAGCAGGCGCGAGGCATCGACGGTCCAGCGGCTGCGCACGGTCTCGAGGATGCGCATGAGGTTGGGCGTGTCGGTATCGTCGCCCATCAGCGCCCAGGTCGGGCCGGTCGCGGTCGGTGCGACCAGGATCGCGCCGAGGCTGCGGGCATCGCGGAGCCAGCTCCACAGGAAGCCGCGGCCGTTGCCACTGCCCCCATGCAGCGCCATCACCAGCGGCATGGCGTGATCCGGCGTGTAATATTCGGGGACATAGGCCGAGAAGCCGCCGCGGCTGCCGGGCTCGTTATGGTCGTGGAAGATGCCGGTGTCTTCGCTCGCGCCGGCTTCCAGCCGCGACAGCAGATCGTCATTTCCGCGATTGGCGGCGTTGAGAAAGGAATTGCTCACCGGCGGAAACTGGGCCGACAGCGGATACAGCGCCTCCTGTGCGCGAGGCACATGGCGCAGCGCGCGGAAGACTGCGACGAGATCGCCGCTGCCGCGCTCGACCTCGCGGATGCCGGCAAAGGCGGCGAGCGTCTCGTTGCAGGCACGATCCAGGCGCTCGCGCAGTCCGGCGAACTGCTCCGGCCATTCTCCGATCGCGGCATGTGCCGTTTGCAGCACCTCGTCGGGCGTGCCGATCGCATTCATCACCGAGGCAAAGGCCGGCGGATGCAGATGCCGCTGGAAGAAGCCAAGCGCTTCCAGCGCGTTGAGCAGCGGCGGCAGCACGGCCACGATGTCGTCGATCACGGCCTCGCTCATTGCAGCTTCCCTTGGCGGCATCCTCGAGCGTTGGGATCAGTGCAGCTTCGGCGCCTTCAACAGCCTGAAGCGGTCGGTCGAGGTCACCGTGACATCGAAGGTGACGCCCTCATGATGCACGGTGAGCGGGACGTCGACGCCGGCGGCGCCGAGCCCCCACATCTTCTTGTAGAACGCCGTCTGGCTCGTGACCTTGTCGCCGTCCACGGCGAGGATGACGTCGCCGGTCTTGAGCTCGGCGCGAGCGGCCGGGCCGTTGGCGGAGATCCCGATCACCACCACGCGGTTGTCGATCTCGGTCGAGTAGAGCCCGAGCCAGGGCCGCGCCGGCTTGTTGACGCGGCCGAATTTGCGCAGGTCGTCCAGGATCGGTTTCAGCAGGTCGATCGGCACGATCATGTTGACGTGCTCGGCCTTGCCGTCACGTTCGCGCTCGAGCTGGAGCGAGCCGATGCCGATCAGTTCGCCGCGCTCGTTGAGCAGCGCCGTGCCGCCCCAGTTCGGATGCGCGGGAGAGGTGAAGACGGCCTCGTCCAGCAGATATTCCCAATAGCCGGCGAATTCCTGCTTGGCGAC is from Bradyrhizobium xenonodulans and encodes:
- a CDS encoding sensor histidine kinase, with protein sequence MSEVAAKPPMRMQRRLIASRLAPYLLLQVLIVIATILGLRLLQPTDPEDFALGGFSLREDGASRPVMLPHFTSSRYSLADPPLYTGAFTFRNGGAGWSVYLPRFSNAVEVAINGVVVLDSRRDANANRPDRNTPQIALIPASLLRDGSNEITVRLFVWGPLKGFLDTVYVGPDTALRPSYETRTLLFVTLPVAFSAWQSILAVILAIMWLMRRHEPVYGVLAVAMVLGVAQAFMPPPVPPATTSRLAAVLLASAPIESALIVVFALLFFGWRWPRYGMLLFLPGVVVFVVGLLGGPPLPRILFLVLGIPMVGICLLLMAGITAAQVARRPDAASFTLGCAVTIVLICWVHDMLAVFEIMSNERIFVSRLSYSAMLVAIGAGLTWRFARALNQVDGFANQLVTRVREAEERLKASFAREEERARAAALANERTRLMRDLHDGLGGQLVSIVALSERGHEGATITDAARAALKDLRLVIDSMDDIGGDLMLALGSWRERATAQLRPHDIALDWRVATPQGLPLHPELRPWHVVQIVRILDEAVTNAVKHAQACNIAVTIETLDDGLGPYGMISVTDDGRGFAPEGNGEAAGAGRNARGLRNMRSRAARCGVVLDLFSDASGTRVRLQLPQIFPDSDAAAG
- a CDS encoding response regulator transcription factor; its protein translation is MSEQGETGEVITILLVEDDAPTCWRLQDALAKAGYEVRSAGTLGEARQALNGGAPRVLLTDLRLPDGHGVELIRETRLRFPDTEIMVISALGDEESVISAITVGATGYLLKDAFPTDIATTVRDLVAGHSPISASIARFIVRRTQGAAQNSAEPPPGPVLNTARLTPREIDILWGIAKGFSYAEIASHLGLSRQTVPGHIKNIYRKLEVHTRSEAVFEAVQQGLIKL
- a CDS encoding DUF6314 family protein — protein: MRRPEDMNGATIVGWGDASQVAKRLIGSWSFDRVIEGQATMQGTATFTPLDRVRLAYREQGYLKLANGNIVQAEREYVFSSSGFSSSGGGFNVFFKEDPPRLFHEISLSASPGGELSGHARHLCKRDEYLSTYLFLPDGTFAIRHVVRGPRKDYTMNTTYTPLA
- a CDS encoding disulfide bond formation protein B; translation: MTTQSAAIPAFRPAASGPALTASALVTLIAAATIAGAWFFQLVLEILPCPLCLEQRYAYYLAIPVGALTALAARSGAPRPLLLAGLAILALATLANAGLGTYHAGVEWGFWKGPTDCSGPVVNLGSATDLLSRLDTVKVVRCDEVQWRFLGLSLAGYNVLISLLMAVIAAWGFARTVKR
- a CDS encoding AbrB family transcriptional regulator, which gives rise to MKQITASLPFEWPSRAEILSTVETLVIGTAGGLAFLLAGLPGGLISGSMIAVGIAAIAGRKLTLPPILTQTVLVLLGISLGSVVSRHLLQQVSAYPLTIGLLALATFCSTFGSSYYLQRIHGWDRTSAFLAGSPGALSQITILAVERGADLPGIAVVQTMRVIILTAALPMVLAIAGVAPSTAPSLATAIASPLELVALVAASLFAALVLRLIKFPASWMFGAMIASSVLHGADWIEGGLPNWGRGVALIGIGALIGSRFARMRIKTLAGHISAALGSFTVAIAVSAVFVGIVALTTQVKFSDVVVAFAPGAMDAMLALALTLHIDPIFVGAHHLSRFVFVTIATPGIVHLFGRTQDDVDD
- a CDS encoding PsiF family protein, yielding MTFTSRLAVVALASLLATGTAFAQTAAPAAKTDTAATADKKVTKERSAESLECSKQADAKGLKGKERKKFRRECKKEAKAGTAAPAAPAADKK
- a CDS encoding TetR/AcrR family transcriptional regulator — translated: MSDGKGDVWVEAGFTELARSGVEGVRVEVLAKNLGVTKGGFYRRFADRAALLQAMLERWREGRAASIAQQTSLDGQAPRERLKAVIQLYSERLNPEGMAIELAIRQWARSDENAATAVANVDAARLKHVTELYRATGLEAEAAEAQAFLFYCFIFGQSLLFVERGPRKRSQLVAKSAEKLLD
- a CDS encoding acyl-CoA thioesterase yields the protein MEQEATYRGTVYPWQCDHVGHMNIMWYVGKFDEANWNLFARLGLTPSYLRSSGRGMAAVQQNITYKRELLAGDIVEIRSHLLEIRDKSIRFRHDMTNAETREIAAFCEITGVHMDRGLRKSVPFTDAIRAVASRYLTQPAEA
- a CDS encoding PaaI family thioesterase, with product MAAFEPKNPGYRAAAVAMFDGQPAMRTLGIVIVRLAPGEVELAMLHSAAFTQQNGFVHAGIITAGLDNACGVAAFTLMPPEADILTVEFKTTLLAPARGARFVFKAEVVKPGRTLTFCEARAFAEHEGKTTLIATMTGTLMAMLPRVAASHAPAAAR
- a CDS encoding DsbA family protein, with amino-acid sequence MAEFRNKALLATRRAALTLIGAGALAAGGITLARAADDDEVLTEAKVLRDPDVPVAGNPDGNISIIEWSDYNCPYCRKLEPELRQVVQDDGKVRLVMKDWPILGPVSVTAARVALAAKFQDKYHQAHDAMMGVSSRLTEPRINELLAAAGVDMDRLKRDLTDRAKDIDAVLKRNNEQAEAFGFNGTPSFIVGKYRVPGVLSMTEFEQVIADARKAKMN
- a CDS encoding dienelactone hydrolase family protein codes for the protein MSEAVIDDIVAVLPPLLNALEALGFFQRHLHPPAFASVMNAIGTPDEVLQTAHAAIGEWPEQFAGLRERLDRACNETLAAFAGIREVERGSGDLVAVFRALRHVPRAQEALYPLSAQFPPVSNSFLNAANRGNDDLLSRLEAGASEDTGIFHDHNEPGSRGGFSAYVPEYYTPDHAMPLVMALHGGSGNGRGFLWSWLRDARSLGAILVAPTATGPTWALMGDDTDTPNLMRILETVRSRWTVDASRLLLTGMSDGGTFCYVTGLDGASPFTHLAPVSATFHPLMAEMADAARLQGLPIFITHGKLDWMFPVQTARQTQAALSAAGADVAYREIDDLSHTYPREINAELVQWLNGE
- a CDS encoding S1C family serine protease, which gives rise to MSTLTEWRVPPANQPRASDYGFNLDRALASVVGLHAIIPPDAFSAETLGTERAGNGVVIDDGLVLTIGYLITEAESVWLHLADGRVVEGHALGFDSVTGFGLVQALGQLDVEPLPLGISAQSRLGDRVVVGGAGGRTRSVASQIVAKQEFAGYWEYLLDEAVFTSPAHPNWGGTALLNERGELIGIGSLQLERERDGKAEHVNMIVPIDLLKPILDDLRKFGRVNKPARPWLGLYSTEIDNRVVVIGISANGPAARAELKTGDVILAVDGDKVTSQTAFYKKMWGLGAAGVDVPLTVHHEGVTFDVTVTSTDRFRLLKAPKLH